A window from Cryptomeria japonica chromosome 1, Sugi_1.0, whole genome shotgun sequence encodes these proteins:
- the LOC131060654 gene encoding BTB/POZ domain and ankyrin repeat-containing protein NOOT1 isoform X1: MNPDDPLKSVSLDFLNLLINGQAFSDVIFSVEGRQVHAHKCILAARSPFFRMIFCNNEAMNERGDSSCAQVIPVGVVGYEVFMAVLQFLYSGQACIVPQKHQGRPNCREKGCWHTHCASAIDLALDTLSAANFFGVDQLSIITQKQLVSMVEKASIEDVTRVLMAARKQDLHYVWNTCYHLIARSGLPPEVLAKHLPVDVTTKIEEIRLKSNYGRAFHQVVPGNEVGSKGSMEDQRIRRMQRALDSSDVELVRLMVMGEGLNLDQALALHYAVANCSREVVKTLLELGAADVNHPGPGGRTALHIASEMVNPDMVAVLLDHHANPNVRTYSGTTPFDILQSLASDFLSRGGGISIPHFEHNKLRLCLELLQSAAQVLSRDEETSTSLQLQLETSAAAADHHHPHNNNNNNNNRATSSSSSSSVSAFAFTPGTSVMQQVQGHCEISEGSSHLAALDSTMLFLNLTGQLACKDTPHDINPSESPRGR; this comes from the exons ATGAATCCGGATGATCCACTGAAGAGCGTGTCATTGGACTTCTTGAATCTGCTCATCAATGGGCAGGCCTTCAGTGATGTGATTTTCAGTGTGGAGGGAAGGCAAGTCCATGCCCACAAATGCATTCTGGCTGCCCGGAGTCCCTTCTTCCGGATGATCTTCTGCAACAACGAGGCCATGAATGAGCGTGGTGATAGTTCTTGTGCTCAGGTGATTCCTGTGGGAGTTGTGGGGTATGAAGTATTTATGGCGGTTTTGCAGTTCTTGTACAGTGGACAGGCGTGCATAGTTCCACAGAAGCACCAAGGGAGGCCCAACTGTAGGGAGAAAGGATGCTGGCATACCCATTGTGCATCTGCTATTGACCTCGCCCTCGACACTCTTTCCGCTGCTAATTTCTTTGGCGTTGATCAGCTCTCCATTATCACGCAG AAACAGCTAGTGAGCATGGTGGAGAAAGCGTCGATAGAGGATGTAACGAGAGTTTTGATGGCAGCAAGAAAGCAGGATCTACATTACGTATGGAATACATGTTACCACCTGATAGCCAGGTCTGGGTTACCTCCAGAGGTGCTAGCAAAGCATCTGCCTGTAGATGTGACTACTAAAATAGAGGAGATAAGGCTAAAATCGAACTACGGAAGGGCCTTCCACCAGGTAGTGCCTGGCAACGAAGTGGGCAGCAAGGGCTCCATGGAGGATCAGAGGATACGACGTATGCAGAGAGCTCTAGACTCCTCAGACGTAGAACTGGTAAGACTCATGGTGATGGGCGAAGGGTTAAATTTGGACCAAGCTCTGGCATTGCATTATGCAGTAGCTAACTGCAGTAGAGAAGTAGTGAAGACATTGCTAGAACTAGGAGCAGCAGATGTGAATCACCCAGGTCCTGGAGGAAGAACAGCTCTACATATCGCCTCAGAAATGGTGAATCCAGACATGGTAGCAGTTCTTCTTGACCACCATGCCAATCCCAACGTTCGAACTTACTCTGGCACCACTCCCTTTGATATACTGCAATCCTTGGCTTCAGACTTTCTGTCCAGAGGGGGAGGAATTAGCATCCCCCATTTTGAGCACAACAAGCTCAGGCTCTGCCTTGAACTTCTTCAATCTGCTGCTCAGGTTTTGTCCAGAGATGAAGAAACTTCCACTTCATTGCAACTGCAGCTTGAAACAAGTGCTGCTGCTGCtgatcatcatcatcctcataataataataataataataataatagagctacttcttcttcttcctcttcttctgtaAGTGCTTTTGCTTTTACTCCTGGGACTAGTGTGATGCAACAGGTACAGGGTCATTGTGAGATTAGTGAGGGAAGTAGTCATCTTGCTGCTTTGGATTCCACAATGCTATTCCTCAATCTCACTGGCCAATTGGCCTGTAAGGACACTCCTCATGATATCAATCCATCAGAGAGTCCACGTGGGCGATAA
- the LOC131060654 gene encoding BTB/POZ domain and ankyrin repeat-containing protein NOOT1 isoform X2 — protein sequence MNPDDPLKSVSLDFLNLLINGQAFSDVIFSVEGRQVHAHKCILAARSPFFRMIFCNNEAMNERGDSSCAQVIPVGVVGYEVFMAVLQFLYSGQACIVPQKHQGRPNCREKGCWHTHCASAIDLALDTLSAANFFGVDQLSIITQLVSMVEKASIEDVTRVLMAARKQDLHYVWNTCYHLIARSGLPPEVLAKHLPVDVTTKIEEIRLKSNYGRAFHQVVPGNEVGSKGSMEDQRIRRMQRALDSSDVELVRLMVMGEGLNLDQALALHYAVANCSREVVKTLLELGAADVNHPGPGGRTALHIASEMVNPDMVAVLLDHHANPNVRTYSGTTPFDILQSLASDFLSRGGGISIPHFEHNKLRLCLELLQSAAQVLSRDEETSTSLQLQLETSAAAADHHHPHNNNNNNNNRATSSSSSSSVSAFAFTPGTSVMQQVQGHCEISEGSSHLAALDSTMLFLNLTGQLACKDTPHDINPSESPRGR from the exons ATGAATCCGGATGATCCACTGAAGAGCGTGTCATTGGACTTCTTGAATCTGCTCATCAATGGGCAGGCCTTCAGTGATGTGATTTTCAGTGTGGAGGGAAGGCAAGTCCATGCCCACAAATGCATTCTGGCTGCCCGGAGTCCCTTCTTCCGGATGATCTTCTGCAACAACGAGGCCATGAATGAGCGTGGTGATAGTTCTTGTGCTCAGGTGATTCCTGTGGGAGTTGTGGGGTATGAAGTATTTATGGCGGTTTTGCAGTTCTTGTACAGTGGACAGGCGTGCATAGTTCCACAGAAGCACCAAGGGAGGCCCAACTGTAGGGAGAAAGGATGCTGGCATACCCATTGTGCATCTGCTATTGACCTCGCCCTCGACACTCTTTCCGCTGCTAATTTCTTTGGCGTTGATCAGCTCTCCATTATCACGCAG CTAGTGAGCATGGTGGAGAAAGCGTCGATAGAGGATGTAACGAGAGTTTTGATGGCAGCAAGAAAGCAGGATCTACATTACGTATGGAATACATGTTACCACCTGATAGCCAGGTCTGGGTTACCTCCAGAGGTGCTAGCAAAGCATCTGCCTGTAGATGTGACTACTAAAATAGAGGAGATAAGGCTAAAATCGAACTACGGAAGGGCCTTCCACCAGGTAGTGCCTGGCAACGAAGTGGGCAGCAAGGGCTCCATGGAGGATCAGAGGATACGACGTATGCAGAGAGCTCTAGACTCCTCAGACGTAGAACTGGTAAGACTCATGGTGATGGGCGAAGGGTTAAATTTGGACCAAGCTCTGGCATTGCATTATGCAGTAGCTAACTGCAGTAGAGAAGTAGTGAAGACATTGCTAGAACTAGGAGCAGCAGATGTGAATCACCCAGGTCCTGGAGGAAGAACAGCTCTACATATCGCCTCAGAAATGGTGAATCCAGACATGGTAGCAGTTCTTCTTGACCACCATGCCAATCCCAACGTTCGAACTTACTCTGGCACCACTCCCTTTGATATACTGCAATCCTTGGCTTCAGACTTTCTGTCCAGAGGGGGAGGAATTAGCATCCCCCATTTTGAGCACAACAAGCTCAGGCTCTGCCTTGAACTTCTTCAATCTGCTGCTCAGGTTTTGTCCAGAGATGAAGAAACTTCCACTTCATTGCAACTGCAGCTTGAAACAAGTGCTGCTGCTGCtgatcatcatcatcctcataataataataataataataataatagagctacttcttcttcttcctcttcttctgtaAGTGCTTTTGCTTTTACTCCTGGGACTAGTGTGATGCAACAGGTACAGGGTCATTGTGAGATTAGTGAGGGAAGTAGTCATCTTGCTGCTTTGGATTCCACAATGCTATTCCTCAATCTCACTGGCCAATTGGCCTGTAAGGACACTCCTCATGATATCAATCCATCAGAGAGTCCACGTGGGCGATAA